ACAAGCTGCGCCTAATGCGCCACCCATTAGAAAGATGGGTACCTTCCCAACTTTATCTACAAGTCTTCCAGTGAAGATTTTGAGGACTGCCGCAGCGAGGTAGAAGGAGGTGTAAAGCAATCCAACATCAGTTATACTGCCTGAGAACTTTTGGAGGACGAATATAGGGTACACTGGCCCGACCAGCCCCGCATACAGGGAGCTGAATACACTCGCTGCTATTATTGCGGCCAATGCTCTGTTCATTCACACCTACCCCAGTGTCGTCTGGGTTAGAGGCTGCAGCACCACCATCTGCTCTACAGCGGTGCCCCATCATTCTCTTGCTTTGATTTCCTCCGAAACAGTAATGGTCGAGCCAAACATATAGGAGTTGCGAAAACGGCCTGCAAGAATGTTCAGTGAAACTCTCGCGTTGGCGAGGCGAAAATAAAGCAAGGTCCCGCGGGTCGGAGTACCATGGGGTTCGACGCCCCATTTTGAACTCGCCGAACTGAAGCGTTCACTCCAGTTCACCGACGACACTCCGGTATCTGTATGCTCGACAGGCTGGGTGAGGTCAGCCGCTGGCCGTCCTCTACAGCGTCTCCCCCTTCCTATTAGGGAAGAGTCGGAAGCTCTGCCAAGCTGAGCTACCGCGGGACATGTTAGCCTTCCGCTAGGTTCACTATATAATCTTTGACCAACAGCCCTTTTCGTGCACCGATATCAGAGGTTAGTTGGTTAACTTGTTAGTGTTAAGCTAAGCTGAGCCCATTAGTGCTGTAACGGCTAGTCTTGCGAACTCGTAGATTGGTGCTGGGTAGAGACCGGTGGCAACTATCACTATGGTTGCGGCTATCAGGACGATGGTGAATGGTTTCGGCTCATAGATGGGTGTTGTTGATGTCCCTTCGTCGAGATACATTCTCTTCACTATCCAAGCGTAGTATCCGAGGGAGAAGGCGCTGTTCAACACGCCTGCCACAGCCAGCCAAGTGAGACCTCCGCCTATAGCTGAGGTGAAGAGCACGAGCTTACTCCAGAAGCCGTTCAGCGGCGGTACGCCTGCCAACGCTAGGAGCGCGACTGTCATTGTGAAGGCGGTTACAGGCATCCGTGCGCCTAGGCCGTTATACGAGTCTAGGTCGGTGTGACCGGTCTTCTTAGCGATGAGCGCTGCGGCTAGGAAGGCGGTGGTCTGCATAACCGCGTGTGTAAAGACGTGGAAGAGTACTCCGATGAGTCCGAGCTCAGTCTGCAAAGCGACTGTGAGCCCGATGAGAATGTAGCCTGCTTGAGCGATACTGGAGTAGGCGAGGAGTCGTGTAACGGTCTTCTGGGTCAGGGCTGCGATGTTGCCGAGCGTCATCGTGATGAGCGCGAGTATTGCGAAGGTTAGTAGCCAGTTCAAGTGGAGAACTGGTAGAGCAATAACAAAGATTCTGATAGCGACCACGAAGGCAGCTTTCTTGGTTCCGGCTGATAGGAGAGCGCTGACGGTAGTAGGCGCACCTTCATAGGCGTCAGGGATCCACATGTGGAACGGAACCAGCGACATTTTGAAGCCGAGACCCGCCACCAGCAGCAGCATCCCTAGGATAGCGAGGGGTTGAAGGCCCGCTGGGATAGCCAGCGACGCTCTGAGTATCTGGAAGACGTTAGTGGAGCCTGTGAGACCATAGATGAGTGAAATACCGTAGAGAATAGTTCCTGATGAGAGTGCGCCCATTATGAAGTACTTTAACGCAGCCTCATTCGACTTTGCATCATGCTTCCAGAAGCCTGTTAGAACATAGGTTGGGATACTCATCAGTTCCCAAGCGACCAGTATCATGATAAGGTCGACAGAGAAGGCTAGCAGTGACATTCCTAGGGCTGTGAAGAGTAGAAGAGAGTAGTAGATAGGCTCGTTTGGCCTTCCCTTCATGTAGTCCAGTGATGAGGTTGCTACCAGAAGTGCGACCAGTAGAACGACTAGGCTGAAGAAGAGACCCATCAGATCGTTCCGGAAGAGACCGCTCGATGAAGCTGTAAGTTCCTGTGGGGAAGTTAACGGCTGGTATATCACCACTGCCAAAGCGACCAGCAGAGTCGCTACAGCTAAGTGGCTGGAGAACTTGCCTCTCATCTCTCCTTTGAAGATCACTTCGAGAAGCGGCATGAACACAGCTACGCCGCCCAGCAGCGGTATGAGAATTAGTGGAGTATCCATCTTCTTCTTATCACCTTACTAGATGCAGGCCCTCCGCGAAGAGATTAGTCATATTCAGCATCAGCGACGGAAATATCAGCAGTAGCAGTAGCGGGATGAGATATATCGTCAAGTGAACCACGTCAAAGTTCTTCATGTCATGATAGTGCAGGCTGCGTTCGTCGGGCTGCGACAGCACCGTTCTCTTAAGCATCCACAGGAAGTAGCCTACCGTTATTACCGGGATAAGCATCGCTACAGCTAGCCCAGTGTTAACTGAGATTGCGCCGAGTATCACCATGTATTCGCTTAGGAAAGGCGAGAATATCGGGACACCCATACCGGCCATCGAGCCGAGTATCACCAAAGTGGCTGTTTTAGGCATCTTAACCTTCATACCTTTTAGAAGCTGAATTTCTCGTGTGCCTG
This window of the Nitrososphaerota archaeon genome carries:
- a CDS encoding NADH-quinone oxidoreductase subunit N, whose translation is MDTPLILIPLLGGVAVFMPLLEVIFKGEMRGKFSSHLAVATLLVALAVVIYQPLTSPQELTASSSGLFRNDLMGLFFSLVVLLVALLVATSSLDYMKGRPNEPIYYSLLLFTALGMSLLAFSVDLIMILVAWELMSIPTYVLTGFWKHDAKSNEAALKYFIMGALSSGTILYGISLIYGLTGSTNVFQILRASLAIPAGLQPLAILGMLLLVAGLGFKMSLVPFHMWIPDAYEGAPTTVSALLSAGTKKAAFVVAIRIFVIALPVLHLNWLLTFAILALITMTLGNIAALTQKTVTRLLAYSSIAQAGYILIGLTVALQTELGLIGVLFHVFTHAVMQTTAFLAAALIAKKTGHTDLDSYNGLGARMPVTAFTMTVALLALAGVPPLNGFWSKLVLFTSAIGGGLTWLAVAGVLNSAFSLGYYAWIVKRMYLDEGTSTTPIYEPKPFTIVLIAATIVIVATGLYPAPIYEFARLAVTALMGSA